The Fuscovulum sp. sequence GAAATCGGCAGCAAAGCGGTCATTCCAGGCCGCTTCCAGATCGCCCACCGCCAGATCGCCCGCAATCAGCGCCCGCTCCAGATCAAACCGCATCATGATATGCAGGTTATATTGCACCTCATCGGCCTCGGTGCGGATGAAACCGGGCGAAACACGGTTAACGGCACCGTGGAAAGCATCGGCAGAGTTAATCCCAAATTCACCAAACCGCTCGCGCATCTGCCCGAACAGCCAGCCGGTAAAGGCGCGGCTCCGGCCCAGCTGGTTTTCATAGATGCGGCTCTGGCTTTCATGCACACCCATAGACACGCCGCCACCCAAAGGCGACAGGCGATAATCTGAATCTATGCCCAGCTCATAGCAGGCATGTCCCACCTCGTGGATGGTGGAATAGAAACAGTTGAACGGCTCGCGCTCCACCACCCGCGTGGTGATCCGCGCATCATCGCCCGACCCGGATGAAAACGGATGCACCGCCAGATCCAGCCGCCCCCGGTCCCAGTCATAGCCAAAGGCCGTGGCCAGATCGCGCGCCAACCGCAACTGCCCCTCACTGCCGAAAACCCCTTCCAGAACAGGTGGTTGCACTGCTGCATTCAACACCCGCGCCCGCAATGCCACCAGCCGTGGCCGCATCCTGTCGAACATCGCGCCGATGCTGGCCGCGGTCGCTCCCGGCTCGTAATCGTCCAGCAGCGCGTCATAGACATCGCCGCCTTGCGCCAAAGCCGCCCCTTCCTCCTGCCGCAGCCGGATCACATCGGCCAGCACCGGCAGGAACCCCGGCACGTCTTCCTTGGCCCGCGCTTCGGCCCAGATGCCCTGCGCCATGCTGGTGACTCGCGCAATCTCCTGCGCCAGCGCGGCAGGCACCTTTGTCGCCCGATCATAGCTGCGCCGGATCAGCCGCAATTGCGCGGCCGACACGTCATCCACCGCCACAGCCGCCGCCAGCCAATCGGCAATCCGGCCGTCGGTGCGCCGCGCGTGCAGCACCCCCTCCATCGCGGCCATCTCTTCCGACCGCTGCTCGGCCGCACCGCGCG is a genomic window containing:
- a CDS encoding carboxypeptidase M32, with protein sequence MTAYDELMAFQRETEALAQVAGRLGWDQETMMPRGAAEQRSEEMAAMEGVLHARRTDGRIADWLAAAVAVDDVSAAQLRLIRRSYDRATKVPAALAQEIARVTSMAQGIWAEARAKEDVPGFLPVLADVIRLRQEEGAALAQGGDVYDALLDDYEPGATAASIGAMFDRMRPRLVALRARVLNAAVQPPVLEGVFGSEGQLRLARDLATAFGYDWDRGRLDLAVHPFSSGSGDDARITTRVVEREPFNCFYSTIHEVGHACYELGIDSDYRLSPLGGGVSMGVHESQSRIYENQLGRSRAFTGWLFGQMRERFGEFGINSADAFHGAVNRVSPGFIRTEADEVQYNLHIMMRFDLERALIAGDLAVGDLEAAWNDRFAADFGVKVERPSQGMLQDVHWSVGLFGYFPTYSLGNVYAGCLHRALRADIPDLDAHLAQGDTAPATEWLRERLQRHGGLRSPRETIAHACGFEPDEGPLLDYIEAKFAAIYDL